The window GCGGGTGCGGCTGGCGGCGCAGTTGGGGCAGCAGGCGGCCGAGGTCGTCGAGGAACAGCTCGGCGAGGTCGGCCGAGAACCCGTTGCGGCAGACCACGCGAAGGACTGACAGGTCCTCCCGGTTCGGCGGGAAGGTGTACGCGGGCACCAGCCAGCCGTTCTCGCGCAGCCGCCGGGAGACGTCGAACACGTCGTAGGCCTCGACTTCCGGCGCCGTGGTGAAGGCGAACACCGGCAGCTGGTCGCCGCGGGTCAGCAGCCGGAAGTCGCCGAGCGCCTCGACCCGTTCGGCGAGGTGGCGGGCCACGTCCCGGGTGCACTGCTGCACCAGCCGGTAGCCCTCGCGGGCCAGCCGCAGGAACGAGTAGTACTGCGCCACCACCTGCGCGCCGGGCCGGGAGAAGTTCAGCGCGAAGGTCGGCATGTCACCGCCCAGGTAGTTGACCCGGAAGACCAGCTCCTCGGGCAGCGCCTCGCCGTCCCGCCACAGCGCCCAGCCGACACCCGGGTACACCAGCCCGTACTTGTGGCCCGAGGTGTTGATCGAGGCCACCCGCGGGAGCCGGAAGTCCCACACCAGGTCCTCGTCGAGGAAGGGCGCGATCATGCCGCCCGAGGCGCCGTCGACGTGCACCGGGATGTCGAGGCCCGTGCGCTCCTGGAAGGCGTCCAGGGCCGCGCACAGGTCGGCGATCGGCTCGTAGGAGCCGTCGAAGGTGGAGCCGAGGATGCCGACGACCCCGATGGTGTTCTCGTCGCACAGCTCGGCGGCGGTCTGCGGGTCGAGGTGGTAGCGGTCGCCGTCCATGGGGACCTGACGGGCCTCGACCTCCCAGAAGTTGCAGAACTTCTCCCAGCACACCTGGACGTTGACGCCCATGACGAGGTTCGGACGGGCATCCCGCCCGGGGTAGCGGTCGGCGTTGCGCCGCGCCCAGCGCCGCTTGAGCGCCATCCCGGCGAGCATGCACGCCTCGCTCGACCCGGTCGTCGAACAACCCACGGCGGCCGAGGGGTCCGGCGCGTTCCACAGGTCGGCGAGCATCGCCACACAGCGCCGCTCCAGTTCGGCGGTGCGCGGGTACTCGTCCTTGTCGATCATGTTCTTGTCGCGGCACTCGTTCATCAGGACGTCGGCCTGCGGCTCCATCCAGGTCGTGACGAACGTGGCCAGATTCAGCCGGGAGTTGCCGTCCAGCATCAGCTCGTCGTGCACGAGCTGGTACGCCGTCGAGGGCGGCAGGGGCGTGTCGCCGAGCCGGTGCTTGGGCGGCGCCTCGGCCATCTCGACGGCCGGATTCGCCTCTCCGTAGAAGGGATTGACCGACAGGGGGCGCTCGTCGGGCTTCTCGTGTCCTCGGTGCAGCGGCATGGGCTGTCTCCTGCGGGATCGACGCGATCGATGGGTTCCTGGGGCCGGGGGGTTCGAGGAGGCGGGGGAGGGGCTGCGGGGTCAGCGGATCGCCGTACCGTCCTTCCCGAGCTGCATCAGCGGCCTGCCGGTCACCAGCAGCCAGGCCGGCAGTGAGGCGGCGCACAGCAGAGCGAGGACGGCCGGCGAGGACACGAGCACCGCGGCCGTGAACAGGCTCACCCAGCCCTGTCGGGTGACGGCCAGGAGCATGCCCAGCACGCCCGCCGCCACGCCGAGCGACTCGGGCACCGCGGGCACGAGGGCGTGCGCGGTCAGCCCGAAGGCGGCGCCGACGAACACGGACGGGAAGATCCGCCCGCCGCGGAACCCGCAGGACGCGGCGACCAGCAGCGCGGCCAGCTTCACCACGGTCATGGTCGCGAACTGCCCCGCCGTCCAGGCCCCGGGATCGCGGGCCAGTTCCGCGACCTCCGACAGCCCCTTGAAGAGCGTGAGGGGACCGCCGAGCACCGCCAGCAGACCGAGCACGAGCCCACCGGCGGGAAGGACCAGCATCGGATGCCCGAGCCGGGAGAAGGCACGGTGGACGTAGGGGAAGGCGTACACGGCGAGCAGGCCGAGCAGCGCGGCCGCGAAGGCGGTCACCAGCGCGGCCAGGAGGTCGCCCCAGTGCGGCCGGCCGAGGGGAGGCAGACCCAGGTCGAAGGTGGGGCGGGCGACCAGCGCGGTCGTCAGTGCGCCCGCGGTCCCGGCGGCCAGCGGCGCGAAGAGGTTGTCCCACAGCGCCCCCTTGGCCGGCCGCCCGGCCAGCGCCTCGGAGACGACGAGCGCGGCGGCCACCGGGGTGCCGAACAGGGCGCCGATCGTCGCCGCCTCCGCCAGCACCGGCCACAGCGCGCCCGGCAGCCGGGGCAGCAGCCGGCGGCCCAGCGCGAACGCCAGAGCCACGTTCGCCATGATGAGGGGGTTCTCGGGGCCGAGGCTCGGCCCGCCGGCCAGCATGAGCACGGCGGCCACCAGCAGCCCCGGCAGCACGGCCGGCGCCACCGGGGCGGCCGTCAGACCCAGCGTCGCCGGGTCCGGTCCGGCGTGCCCCGGCGCCCTCCACACCACCAGTCCCACCAGGACGCCGGTCGCGGTGAGCACGACCAGCATCCAGGCGACCGAGTAGCGCCCGATGCCCAGGGCATCGGGCAGGCTCCCCCACAGAACCGCCTGTAACCGTTCCGCCACCCCGCTCACCAGCAGGAACAGCAGACTGGAGCCGACCCCGACGACCAGTGCGGGCAGGATCAGCGGCAGCAGGGCGCGGGCCGGGGCCGCCGGGGCGGTCGGTGCCTGCTGCGCGGTGTCCTGGGCCACGGGCTCACGATAAGCGGACGAAAGCGACACAACATCCGGAACGAAACACGCTTGCACCTCACGCGGCGTGAGGAGCCACCGTGGACCACGTACCGAGAAAGGAGCGGAAGTGAGCTACTCCGTGGGACAGGTCGCCGGATTCGCCGGAGTGACGGTGCGCACCCTGCACCACTACGACGACATCGGCCTGCTCGTCCCGGGCGAGCGCAGCCACGCGGGCCACCGGCGCTACGGCGACGCGGATCTCGACCGGCTGCAGCAGATCCTGTTCTACCGGGAGCTCGGCTTCCCGCTCGAGGAGGTCGCGGCCCTGCTCGACGACCCGGAGGCGGATCCGGCCGCGCACCTGCGCCGCCGGCACGAACTGCTGACCGCCCGGATCGAGAAGCTGAAGGAGATGGCCGCGGCCGTGGAGCACGCCATGGAGGCACGCAGGATGGGCATCGATCTCACCCCGGAGGAGCGGTTCGAGGTCTTCGGCGACCACGACCCCGAGAAATACGCCGACGAGGTCCGGCAGCGCTGGGGCGGCACGGAGGCCTACCGGCAGTCCCAGCGCCGTACCGCCTCGTACACCAAGGAGGACTGGAAGCGGCTCACCGTGGAGCAGGACGCGATCCACCGGCGCATGGCGGAGCTGCTCGACGCGGGCACACCGGCCCGTTCCGAGGCCGCCATGGACGTGGCCGAGGCGCACCGCCGGTTCATCTCCGGCAGCTACTACGACTGCGGGCACGAGATGCACAGCTGCCTGGCGCAGATGTACGTCGCCGACCCGCGCTTCACCGCCACCTACGAGAAGATCCGGCCGGGCCTGGCCGCGTACCTGCACGACGCGATCCTCGCCAACGCCGAGCGGCACACGTCGTAGGAACGCCGCGGGAACGCCGGAGGAAAAAAGAGGGGCCCGGGTGCCCGGCACCCGGGCCCCGGGCGGTCACTCCCGGACCAGGACCACGGCCGTGCCGTAGGCGCACACCTCCGTGCCGGCGTCCGCCGCCTCGGTCACGTCGAAGCGGAAGGCCAGCACCGCGTTGGCCCCCCGCGCGCGTGCCTGCTCGACGAGCCGCTCCATGGCCTGGTTGCGGGTCTGCACCAGCGTCTTGGTGAGTCCCTTGAGCTCACCGCCGATCATCGACTTCAGACCCGCCCCGATCTGGCTGCCCAGATGCCGGGACCGGACCGTCAGCCCGAAGACCTCGCCGATGACCTTCTCCACCCGGTGGCCGGGTACGTCGTTCGTCGTCACGACCAGCACGTCCGGCTCGGGCTCCTGGCCGCCGCCGTATTCCTCGATGTTCATGGCGCAAGCTTGGCGTGAGCGGACCGTGCGGCGCCATCCCCCGGGCACTCATGGAACCTTGGGCGTATACCTTGCGTTGGTAGCTTTGTGCGGCACCGCACGAGGCTTCGCCTCGCCCCCGACGCCGTACCACCCCACCCCTCAGGAGTCCGGAACCGTGACGACGCTTGCCCTCGGCCCGAGCTGGCTGGATCCGAACCACCTGCTCAACTCCTTCGGTATCTGGGGCCTGCTCCTCATCGTCTTCGCCGAGTCGGGCCTGCTCATCGGCTTCTTCCTGCCGGGTGACTCCCTGCTGTTCACCTGCGGTCTGCTGATCACGTCGAAGCAGCTGGACTTCCCGCTGTGGGGCGCCATCGCCCTGATCTGCCTCGCCGCGGTCCTGGGCGACCAGGCGGGCTACATGTTCGGCAAGAAGGTCGGGCCGTCGCTCTTCAACCGGCCCGACTCCCGCCTGTTCAAGCAGGAGAACGTCACCAAGGCGCACGAGTTCTTCGAGAAGTACGGCCCGAAGTCCCTGGTCCTGGCCCGCTTCGTGCCCATCGTGCGCACGTTCACGCCGATCATCGCGGGCGTCAGCGGCATGCGGTACCGCTCGTTCCTGGTCTTCAACGTCATCGGCGGTGTGCTGTGGGGCGCGGGCGTGACGCTCCTGGGCTCCTGGCTGGGCAACATCGGCTTCGTCAAGGCCAACATCGAGGCGATCCTCATCCTGATCGTCCTCGTCTCGGTGGTCCCGATCATCATCGAGTTCCTGCGCGCCCGCTCCAAGGCGAAGAACGCCCCCGAGGAGTCGGCCGCCCCGGCCCCGGAGGCCGCCGCCGCCCCGTACGGGCAGCAGCCGCAGCAGTTCCAGCAGCCGGTCATGGACGACGCCACGACCCGCCTGCGCCGCATCGAGCCGCCGCACCAGTACGGCGGGCAGAACCAGCCCCCGCAGGAGCAGCAGCAGTACGGCTACGGCCAGCAGTACGCGCAGCCGTATCCGCAGCAGCCCTACGGCGAGCAGCAGGGCCAGGGCGGCTACGACCAGAACCCGCAGTACCCGGACAACGGCGGCTACTACCGCGCCCCGTAGGAAGTCCCCGTAGGAAGTCCCCGTAGAAAGTGCGGGAGCCGGGCGCCCGCGGGTCAGAACCCGCGGGTCCGCTTCGCGGCCCTGCGCCCCGCGGCGGAGGCGGCGCCCGGCATCTTCAGGAACAGCCGGGAGATCTCCGAGCCGAGGTTCACCCCGATCGCGATGGCCATGGCGAGCGACACCGCCTTGGCCAGCGACACCAGCCCGTTGTCGACATGGTTCTGCGCGATCGACAGCAGGCCGAAGTACGTCGCCGAACCCGGTAGCAGCGGCCCGATCGCGGCGGTCGTGTACGGCAGCGCGGACGCGAACCGGTAGCGGGACAGCAACTGCCCGAACAGGCCCACCAGGCCCGCCGCCACGGCCGTGGACGCCACCGGGGAGATGTTGCCGACGTCGTGCATCGCGCCGTACACCGACCACGCGACACCGCCGTTGAGCGTCACAAGGAGCACGGTGGACCGCTCCTGCTGCAACAGCACGGCGAAGGTCAGCGACAGCAGCATCGCCGCGACGATCTGGAGCACCGGCCGCCGGCTCATGGCGAGCGCGGCGTCCGGGTCGAGGGCGGCGCCCAGCTTCACACCGAAGTACAGGACCAGCAGCACGCCGGTGACGATGCCGACGAAGAAGTACATGACCTCCAGCAGGCGCGCCGAGGCGGTGATGTAGAAGCCGGTCAGGCCGTCCTGCACGCCCGCCACCAGCGCCCGCCCCGGCAGCAGCGCGAACAGTCCACCGGTGATGACGGCGGACGCCTTCACGTCGACGTGCCCCACGGTGAGCGCGACGCCGAGCGCGGCCGGCGGCATCGCGGCGACCGTGAACTGGTAGAACTCCGGCAGTCCGCGCCCCGCGCACAGCCACGCCAGCCGGTCGCCGAGCATCGCGCCGAGCGCCGCGGCCACGAAGACGATCAGATCGCCGCCGACCAGGACGGAGGCCGTGCCCGCGAGCAGCCCGGCGGCCGCGGTCAGCGCCCAGCCGGGGTAGGGGTGCCGGTTGCGGCGGATCTCCGCCAGCCGCCGGTACGCCTCCTCCAGGGAGAGGTGGTTCTCCGGATCGCTCAGGTCGTCGACGAGCCGGAAGACGGCCGCCAGGCGCGTGTAGTCGGTGCCCCGGCGGCGTACCGTCCTCGACGCCGTCACGGGGTCGTCGACCAGGGACGGCTGGTGGGAGATCGACAGCAGGGTGAAGGTGACGTTCGGCTCGCAGCGGTCCAGGCCGTAGGAACGGCAGACCGCGAACATCGCCGCCTCCACGTCCTCGGCGCCCTCACCGCCCGCGAGCAGCAGCTCGCCGATACGCAGGGTCAGGTCGAGCACGCGTGGGACGGCGGGGCCGCCCTCCTCCGCCGCCTTGTGCACCGGTTCGGGCGCGGGCCGGTCGGCCACCGACATGCGCAGCATGGTGCGCATCCGGTCCTGCCAGGGGACGTCATTGGGCAGGTTGACCGCCGGGGTGCCGCCCGCCGGGGTGAAGGCGGGCGGGGCCTGGCTGGCGCTGTAGGTGCTCGGCAGGCTGAAGGCGGATCCCTCCGGCTCCACCACGGGCGCCGGAGTGACGTCGAAGCCGTTCGGCACGGCGAACTCGGACGTGGTCTCCGACTCGGCGGTCCCCGTCCTGGGCGCCGTCAGCCCCTCGGGCACGGCGAACTCGGACGTCGTGGACGACTCCGCCTCGGCCGCCGGTACGACCGGGATCATCTGGGTCACCTGGGTCACCGACGACCCGGCGGGAACCCTGAAGGCACTCCGCGCCTCGTCCGACTGCGGCTTGCGGTCCTCCGCGTCCGTCACTGAGAAACGCTCCCTGAACGACACCTTCCGTCTGCCTCAGTATGCGCAGACGGAGGCACCGGTATGCGAACGGCCGCACCGCCCCCGTGGGGACGGTGCGGCGCGTGGGAGGCGCGGGGCTCAGTGACCGCCGTGCTCCTGGAAACGCTTGATGGAACGCTCGATCTCCGCCTCGGCGTCGGAGCGGCCCACCCAGTCGGCGCCCTCGACGGACTTGCCGGGCTCCAGGTCCTTGTAGACCTCGAAGAAGTGCTGGATCTCCAGGCGGTCGAACTCCGACACGTGGTGGATGTCCCGCAGGTGCTCCACACGCGGGTCGGACGCCGGCACGCACAGCAGCTTGTCGTCGCCGCCGGCCTCGTCGGTCATCCGGAACATGCCGATCGCGCGGCACTTGATGAGGCAGCCGGGGAAGGTCGGCTCGTCCAGGATGACCAGCGCGTCCAGCGGGTCGCCGTCCTCGCCGAGGGTGTTCTCGACGAAGCCGTAGTCCGCCGGGTAGCTGGTCGAAGTGAAGAGTCGACGGTCCAGGCGGATACGACCGGTCTCGTGGTCCACCTCGTACTTGTTCCGCGAACCCTTCGGAATCTCGATCGTGACGTCGAACTCCACCGGTGGCTCCTCCATGATCAGCACATAGTTCTGGTGATTAAGTGTCCCTCACGCAGGTGTGTGATCGCGAAAGGGGCTGGTGGTCGTGCCGGAGCTGAGAGCCTGGCGGGCCGCGAGACCGCGCCTGGCCCGTCTCGCACGGGCCGCACGGCCGCGGCTCGTACGGGCCGCGCGGACCGTGAGACCGCGGGTCGCGCAACTCACGGAGGCCGCCGGAACGCGGCTCACCAAGCCGAAGACCTGGCACTACACCGCGGGTGCCGCCACGGCCGGGCTGGCGCTCGCCGCCGGTGTGGTGACCGCCGCCGGGCCCTGGGACTCCTCCGGCCAGCGTACGGCCGAGCGGGACCGGGCCGCGGCCCTGGGGCGCACGGGTGGCGCAGATCACGGTCGCCGGACCGGTACGCCGGATCCGTCGGATGCGTCCGATGTGTCCGGGTTGGACGGCGGGGCGAAGCCCGCGCCCAGTGCCGTCCCGGTGCTGGTGGGCCTCGGCGGGGCAGGCGACCCGGCGCGGCCTGCGTCGGACGCCTCGGCCCTCGCGGCCGCCCTGGACCCGCTGCTGCGGGACTCCGCCCTCGGCACCCGCCACGCGGCGGCCGTCCTCGACGTCACCACCGGCGAGCGGCTCTACGGCCAGGCCGCCGGAGACCCGCACGTCCCCGCCTCCACCACCAAGATCGCCACCGCCGTCGCCGCGCTGTCCGCCCTCGGCGCCGACCACCGGCTCACCACCCGCGCCGCCCTGGAACCCGGCACCGGGAAACTCGTCCTGATCGGGGGCGGCGACCCCACGCTCACCGCACGCAAGGACGCCGGGAACCTGGCCAGCCTGCGCACCCTCGCGGCCGACACGGCGACCGCGCTGAGCAAGCGGCATGTGACCGAGGTGACGCTCTCCTACGACACCACCCTGTACGCCGGTACCTCCCTGCACCCCATCGGCGTGAACGACAACCTCGCCCCGGTCACCGCCCTGATGGCCGACGAGGGCCGCACCGGCGACTCGACCAGCGGCCCGGCCCCGCGCGTGGCCGACCCGGCGGCGGACGCGGCCCGCGCCTTCGCCGACCTGCTGTCCGGCCACGGCGTACGGACCACGGTCGCCGGCGCGGCCGGGGCGACGGGCCGCGCGGAGACCCTGGCCACCGTCTCCTCGCCCCCGCTGTCGAGCCTGGTCGAACGGATGCTCACCAACAGCGACAACGACATCGCCGAGGCCCTGGCCCGCCAGACGGCCACCGCGACGGGCGGGCGGCCCGACTTCGCCGGGGGCGCCGCCGCGATCACCGCCCAGCTGAAGAAGCTGGGCCTGCCCCTGACGGGCGCCGACTTCCACGACGGCAGTGGACTCGACCGCGCCGACCGGCTCACCGCGGAGCTGCTCACGGCCCTGCTGGCCAAGGCGGCCGACCCGGCCGACCCCGCCCTCCGCCCGGTCCTCACCGGCCTCCCCGTCGCCGGCTTCACCGGCACCCTGACCAGCCGCTACGCGGACGGCGCGGCCGGGCTCGTACGGGCCAAGACGGGCACGCTGACGGGCGTCAACACCCTCGCGGGCACGCTCGTCGCCCGCAACGGCCACCTCCTGGCCTTCGCCTTCCTCGCGGAGGACACCACGGCCCCGGAAGCGGCCCAGACGGCCCTGGACCACGCGGCCACCACCCTGGCTACCTGCGCCTGCACCTGACGACCCGGCCCGGGCGCGGCGGGTCCCGCCGGTTTCGTACCGGCCCTCTGCCACGGCCGCACGGGTGGCGCGGTCCTGCCCCGAGCCGGGTCCCTGCAGACCCGGGCGTCCCGAGGGGCGACTCGGTGCACCGGGGGCACGGCCGGCACACAAAGGGCACATTCGCCCAGCGTCACGGCCTGCCCCGAGTGGCGGGGCTCACGTACCGTTGACACATGACGAGCATCGGTGGTGCGGCAAGTTCCGGGATGGTCGACTGGAATCTCGCGGTCGCGACCGCGACCCGGCTGGTGCGGCCGGGGCCCGAGGTGAGCCGGGACGAGGCCCGGGCGGTCGTCGCGGAACTGCGCCGGCACGCCAAGGCGTCCGAGGGGCACGTGCGCGGCTTCACCCGCCTGGGTACGCGCGGGACGGACGACACCCCCGTGCTCGTGGTCGACCGCCCCGGCTGGATCCGGGCGAACGTCGCCGGTTTCCGGGAGATCCTCAAACCGCTCCTGGACAAGATGCAGGAGCGGCGCGGCGGTACCCCCGGCGGCGCGGTCCTCGGCGCCGTCGGCGGCAAGGTCACCGGCGTGGAACTCGGGATGCTGCTGTCCTTCCTCGCCTCCCGCGTCCTCGGCCAGTACGAGACCTTCGCCCCCGCCACCCGCGAACTGTCGGCCGGTGACGGCTCGCCCGGCGGCGGCCGGCTGCTGCTCGTCGCCCCCAACATCGTCCACGTCGAGCGCGAACTCGACGTCGACCCCCACGATTTCCGGCTGTGGGTGTGCCTGCACGAGGAGACCCACCGCACGCAGTTCACCGCCGTGCCCTGGCTGCGCGACCACCTCGAGGGCGAGATCCAGTCCTTCCTGGCGGAGACGGACGTCGACCCCATGGCCCTCCTGGAGCGCATCCGCGAGGCCGCCCAGTCCCTGGCGGGCGGCCGCCCCGAGGCCGAGGAGGACGACGGCGGCCACTCCCTGGTCGAGATGGTCCAGTCCTCGGCCCAGCGCGAGATCCT of the Streptomyces sp. NBC_01788 genome contains:
- a CDS encoding glutamate decarboxylase — protein: MPLHRGHEKPDERPLSVNPFYGEANPAVEMAEAPPKHRLGDTPLPPSTAYQLVHDELMLDGNSRLNLATFVTTWMEPQADVLMNECRDKNMIDKDEYPRTAELERRCVAMLADLWNAPDPSAAVGCSTTGSSEACMLAGMALKRRWARRNADRYPGRDARPNLVMGVNVQVCWEKFCNFWEVEARQVPMDGDRYHLDPQTAAELCDENTIGVVGILGSTFDGSYEPIADLCAALDAFQERTGLDIPVHVDGASGGMIAPFLDEDLVWDFRLPRVASINTSGHKYGLVYPGVGWALWRDGEALPEELVFRVNYLGGDMPTFALNFSRPGAQVVAQYYSFLRLAREGYRLVQQCTRDVARHLAERVEALGDFRLLTRGDQLPVFAFTTAPEVEAYDVFDVSRRLRENGWLVPAYTFPPNREDLSVLRVVCRNGFSADLAELFLDDLGRLLPQLRRQPHPLTRDKNAATGFHH
- a CDS encoding ion channel protein; amino-acid sequence: MAQDTAQQAPTAPAAPARALLPLILPALVVGVGSSLLFLLVSGVAERLQAVLWGSLPDALGIGRYSVAWMLVVLTATGVLVGLVVWRAPGHAGPDPATLGLTAAPVAPAVLPGLLVAAVLMLAGGPSLGPENPLIMANVALAFALGRRLLPRLPGALWPVLAEAATIGALFGTPVAAALVVSEALAGRPAKGALWDNLFAPLAAGTAGALTTALVARPTFDLGLPPLGRPHWGDLLAALVTAFAAALLGLLAVYAFPYVHRAFSRLGHPMLVLPAGGLVLGLLAVLGGPLTLFKGLSEVAELARDPGAWTAGQFATMTVVKLAALLVAASCGFRGGRIFPSVFVGAAFGLTAHALVPAVPESLGVAAGVLGMLLAVTRQGWVSLFTAAVLVSSPAVLALLCAASLPAWLLVTGRPLMQLGKDGTAIR
- a CDS encoding MerR family transcriptional regulator, coding for MSYSVGQVAGFAGVTVRTLHHYDDIGLLVPGERSHAGHRRYGDADLDRLQQILFYRELGFPLEEVAALLDDPEADPAAHLRRRHELLTARIEKLKEMAAAVEHAMEARRMGIDLTPEERFEVFGDHDPEKYADEVRQRWGGTEAYRQSQRRTASYTKEDWKRLTVEQDAIHRRMAELLDAGTPARSEAAMDVAEAHRRFISGSYYDCGHEMHSCLAQMYVADPRFTATYEKIRPGLAAYLHDAILANAERHTS
- a CDS encoding YbjQ family protein; translated protein: MNIEEYGGGQEPEPDVLVVTTNDVPGHRVEKVIGEVFGLTVRSRHLGSQIGAGLKSMIGGELKGLTKTLVQTRNQAMERLVEQARARGANAVLAFRFDVTEAADAGTEVCAYGTAVVLVRE
- a CDS encoding DedA family protein is translated as MTTLALGPSWLDPNHLLNSFGIWGLLLIVFAESGLLIGFFLPGDSLLFTCGLLITSKQLDFPLWGAIALICLAAVLGDQAGYMFGKKVGPSLFNRPDSRLFKQENVTKAHEFFEKYGPKSLVLARFVPIVRTFTPIIAGVSGMRYRSFLVFNVIGGVLWGAGVTLLGSWLGNIGFVKANIEAILILIVLVSVVPIIIEFLRARSKAKNAPEESAAPAPEAAAAPYGQQPQQFQQPVMDDATTRLRRIEPPHQYGGQNQPPQEQQQYGYGQQYAQPYPQQPYGEQQGQGGYDQNPQYPDNGGYYRAP
- a CDS encoding threonine/serine ThrE exporter family protein, with the protein product MTDAEDRKPQSDEARSAFRVPAGSSVTQVTQMIPVVPAAEAESSTTSEFAVPEGLTAPRTGTAESETTSEFAVPNGFDVTPAPVVEPEGSAFSLPSTYSASQAPPAFTPAGGTPAVNLPNDVPWQDRMRTMLRMSVADRPAPEPVHKAAEEGGPAVPRVLDLTLRIGELLLAGGEGAEDVEAAMFAVCRSYGLDRCEPNVTFTLLSISHQPSLVDDPVTASRTVRRRGTDYTRLAAVFRLVDDLSDPENHLSLEEAYRRLAEIRRNRHPYPGWALTAAAGLLAGTASVLVGGDLIVFVAAALGAMLGDRLAWLCAGRGLPEFYQFTVAAMPPAALGVALTVGHVDVKASAVITGGLFALLPGRALVAGVQDGLTGFYITASARLLEVMYFFVGIVTGVLLVLYFGVKLGAALDPDAALAMSRRPVLQIVAAMLLSLTFAVLLQQERSTVLLVTLNGGVAWSVYGAMHDVGNISPVASTAVAAGLVGLFGQLLSRYRFASALPYTTAAIGPLLPGSATYFGLLSIAQNHVDNGLVSLAKAVSLAMAIAIGVNLGSEISRLFLKMPGAASAAGRRAAKRTRGF
- a CDS encoding inorganic diphosphatase, with product MEFDVTIEIPKGSRNKYEVDHETGRIRLDRRLFTSTSYPADYGFVENTLGEDGDPLDALVILDEPTFPGCLIKCRAIGMFRMTDEAGGDDKLLCVPASDPRVEHLRDIHHVSEFDRLEIQHFFEVYKDLEPGKSVEGADWVGRSDAEAEIERSIKRFQEHGGH
- the dacB gene encoding D-alanyl-D-alanine carboxypeptidase/D-alanyl-D-alanine endopeptidase, whose translation is MVVPELRAWRAARPRLARLARAARPRLVRAARTVRPRVAQLTEAAGTRLTKPKTWHYTAGAATAGLALAAGVVTAAGPWDSSGQRTAERDRAAALGRTGGADHGRRTGTPDPSDASDVSGLDGGAKPAPSAVPVLVGLGGAGDPARPASDASALAAALDPLLRDSALGTRHAAAVLDVTTGERLYGQAAGDPHVPASTTKIATAVAALSALGADHRLTTRAALEPGTGKLVLIGGGDPTLTARKDAGNLASLRTLAADTATALSKRHVTEVTLSYDTTLYAGTSLHPIGVNDNLAPVTALMADEGRTGDSTSGPAPRVADPAADAARAFADLLSGHGVRTTVAGAAGATGRAETLATVSSPPLSSLVERMLTNSDNDIAEALARQTATATGGRPDFAGGAAAITAQLKKLGLPLTGADFHDGSGLDRADRLTAELLTALLAKAADPADPALRPVLTGLPVAGFTGTLTSRYADGAAGLVRAKTGTLTGVNTLAGTLVARNGHLLAFAFLAEDTTAPEAAQTALDHAATTLATCACT
- a CDS encoding zinc-dependent metalloprotease, whose product is MTSIGGAASSGMVDWNLAVATATRLVRPGPEVSRDEARAVVAELRRHAKASEGHVRGFTRLGTRGTDDTPVLVVDRPGWIRANVAGFREILKPLLDKMQERRGGTPGGAVLGAVGGKVTGVELGMLLSFLASRVLGQYETFAPATRELSAGDGSPGGGRLLLVAPNIVHVERELDVDPHDFRLWVCLHEETHRTQFTAVPWLRDHLEGEIQSFLAETDVDPMALLERIREAAQSLAGGRPEAEEDDGGHSLVEMVQSSAQREILGRLTAVMSLLEGHADFVMDGVGPDVVPSVAEIREKFQQRRAKGASRLDMALRKLLGLDAKLRQYRDGERFVRAVVEQVGMDGFNRVWTSPNTLPTKGEISKPADWIARVHRRAEP